One window from the genome of Nicotiana sylvestris chromosome 9, ASM39365v2, whole genome shotgun sequence encodes:
- the LOC104217280 gene encoding putative disease resistance RPP13-like protein 1 isoform X1, producing MNKKNEKNWKKKEKDRERRSVKKREDFVGKTDMAARNAFRYVSRRLYSYGKVLSEEERAAENVYIKLSEMDIGLTVGGAFLSSILQVLFDRLAPQGELLKMFQRGKHDVLLLKKLRRTLRGLKIVLNDAENKQASNPNVSEWLYELRDAVDSAENLMEEINYEVLRVKVEGQYQNLVDTSNQQGSDLNLCLSDKFFLYIKEKLVDSIETLEELQKQIGCLGLNDHLDSGKLETRKLSTSAVDEFDIFGRQNEINILVDRLLSDDANEKKLTVIPIVGMAGVGKTTLAKAVYNVEKIKDHFDLKAWICVSEPYDIFRIIKRLLQEIGSSNLLVDNNLNQLQIKLKEHLKEKKFLIVLDDVWNDNYNEWDDLRNSFSQGKIGSKIIVTTRKESVALMMGSGPINVGTLSTEVSWPLFKRHAFENRDPKEHPELEEVGKQIAKKCKGLPLALKTLAGLLRSKSEVEEWRRVLRSEIWELPDNSILPALMLSYNDLPMHLKQCFSYCAIFPKDYPFCKKQVIQLWIANGLVQQLQKDETIEDLGNQYFLELRSRSLFERVQESSKRKVEVFLMHDLVNDLAQSTSLKLCINLEDNEGSHMLEKSRHMSYSMGYGDFEKLKSLYKLGELRTLLPISFELDSLFPLSKRVLHNILPSLISLRALSLSRYQIKELPNALFIKLKLLRYLDLSRTEIKQLPDSICVLYNLETLLLSHCSYLEELPLQMEKLINLHYLDISSTYRLKMPLHPSKLKNLHMLLGANFFLGGCSSLRTKDMGELHNLYGSLTILELQNVVDRREALKASMREKEHVEKLTLYWGGSIADNSQNERDILDELQPNTNTKEILIIGYRGTKFPNWLANHLFVKLVELSLVCCKDCDSLPALGELPSLKFLAIMEMDRIAEVTEEFYGNSSSRKPFNSLERLEFADMLEWKQWHVLEIGEFPRLQYLSIESCPKLIGKLPENLCSLTRLTVSKCPELLLETPIQLSSLNEFEVVGSPKVGVLFDHTELFTSQLQGMKQIVELRLIDCHSLTSLPISSLSSTLKEIKISYCGKLKLEPSVSEILSSGWNMLLKSLILKGCDSMDDISPELVPRAGELRVDHCHHLTRLLIPTGTELLDISGCRNLEILSVACGVQMMSLRRLGIFKCQKLKSLPERMQELFPSLKELLLEDCPEIESFPEGGLPFHLEVLRIEYCQKLVNGQKKWCLQRFPCLTDLSIIHDGSDEEIHLELPCSIRRLTIYNLKTFSSQDIKSLTSLESLHTGKLPQIQSLLEEGLPSSLSELKLCYHHELHLLPTEGLGRLTSLQSLRIMSCNELRSLPESVLPSSLSKLSIYDCPNLQSIPESALPSSLSVLIIQICPNLQSLPVKGMPSSLSELSISFCPNLQSLPVIGMPSSISRLSIYKCPLLEPRLEFEKGDYWPKVAHISTVQVDGEHL from the exons GAAGACTTTGTAGGCAAAACTGATATGGCAGCAAGGAATGCTTTCAGATATGTTTCTCGTAGGCTCTACAGCTATGGTAAGGTACTAAGCGAGGAGGAAAGAGCAGCTGAAAATGTCTACATCAAG CTTTCAGAAATGGATATTGGATTAACAGTTGGTGGTGCATTTCTCTCTTCAATTCTGCAAGTTCTCTTTGATAGGCTTGCTCCTCAAGGTGAGCTGCTGAAGATGTTTCAAAGGGGCAAGCATGATGTTTTGCTGTTAAAGAAGCTGAGGAGGACTTTGCGTGGTCTTAAGATTGTGCTAAATGATGCAGAGAATAAACAGGCATCAAATCCAAATGTGAGCGAGTGGCTTTATGAACTTCGGGATGCTGTAGACAGTGCTGAAAACTTAATGGAAGAAATCAATTATGAAGTTCTCCGAGTTAAGGTGGAAGGTCAGTATCAAAATCTTGTAGACACAAGCAACCAGCAGGGAAGTGATCTCAACTTGTGCTTGAGTGATAAATTTTTTCTTTACATAAAGGAGAAGTTGGTAGATTCCATTGAAACATTGGAGGAGCTGCAAAAGCAAATTGGCTGCCTTGGCCTAAATGACCATCTTGACTCGGGTAAACTAGAAACTAGAAAACTTTCAACTTCTGCGGTTGATGAATTTGATATCTTTGGTAGGCAGAATGAAATAAATATATTGGTTGACCGTTTATTGTCTGATGATGCAAATGAAAAAAAGTTGACTGTAATTCCTATTGTTGGAATGGCAGGTGTTGGCAAGACAACACTTGCAAAAGCTGTTTACAATGTTGAGAAGATAAAAGATCATTTTGATTTGAAAGCTTGGATTTGCGTGTCTGaaccatatgatatttttagaatAATAAAAAGGTTACTTCAAGAAATTGGTTCATCCAACTTGTTGGTTGATAACAACCTAAATCAGCTTCAGATCAAATTGAAGGAACACTTAAAGGAAAAAAAGTTTCTTATTGTTTTAGACGATGTTTGGAATGACAACTACAACGAGTGGGATGACTTGAGAAATTCTTTTTCACAAGGAAAAATTGGAAGTAAGATCATCGTGACGACGCGTAAGGAGAGTGTTGCCTTGATGATGGGTAGTGGGCCAATTAACGTGGGAACTTTGTCTACTGAAGTCTCTTGGCCTTTATTCAAAAGACATGCATTTGAAAATAGGGATCCTAAGGAACATCCAGAACTTGAAGAGGTAGGAAAACAAATTGCAAAGAAGTGCAAAGGTTTGCCTTTAGCACTAAAGACGCTTGCTGGTTTGTTGCGCTCCAAATCAGAGGTTGAAGAGTGGAGACGTGTTTTGAGAAGCGAAATATGGGAACTGCCGGATAACAGCATATTACCAGCGCTGATGCTGAGCTACAATGATCTTCCCATGCATTTGAAGCAATGTTTTTCCTATTGTGCAATATTTCCCAAAGATTATCCATTTTGCAAAAAACAAGTCATTCAACTCTGGATTGCTAATGGTCTCGTACAACAGTTGCAAAAAGATGAAACAATTGAAGATTTAGGCAACCAATACTTTCTCGAGTTGCGATCAAGATCGTTGTTTGAAAGGGTCCAAGAGTCTTCTAAAAGGAAGGTAGAGGTATTCTTAATGCATGACCTTGTCAATGATTTGGCCCAAAGTACATCTTTGAAACTTTGTATCAATTTGGAAGATAACGAAGGATCTCATATGTTGGAGAAAAGTCGACACATGTCATATTCAATGGGATATGGTGACTTTGAGAAATTGAAATCCCTCTACAAATTGGGAGAGCTGAGAACATTGCTTCCAATTAGTTTTGAGCTGGATAGTTTGTTTCCTCTAAGCAAGAGGGTGCTGCATAACATTTTGCCAAGTCTAATATCCTTAAGGGCACTATCATTGTCTCGTTATCAAATCAAGGAGTTGCCAAATGCCTTGTTTATCAAATTAAAGCTCCTAAGATATTTGGACCTTTCTCGGACAGAAATAAAACAGTTACCAGATTCAATTTGTGTACTGTACAACTTAGAGACACTTCTCTTGTCACACTGTAGTTATCTTGAGGAGCTACCCCTGCAGATGGAAAAGTTGATCAACTTGCATTACCTTGACATTAGTAGCACTTATCGCTTAAAGATGCCGCTACATCCAAGCAAGTTGAAAAACCTCCATATGTTATTGGGAGCTAATTTTTTTCTAGGTGGCTGCAGTAGTCTGAGAACAAAAGATATGGGTGAACTACATAACTTGTATGGATCTCTAACAATTTTAGAGTTGCAAAATGTGGTTGATAGAAGGGAAGCTCTGAAGGCAAGCATGAGGGAAAAGGAACATGTTGAAAAGTTAACATTGTATTGGGGTGGAAGTATTGCTGATAATTCACAAAATGAAAGAGACATACTTGATGAGCTGCAACCAAATACAAATACAAAAGAAATCCTAATCATTGGATATAGAGGGACAAAATTTCCAAATTGGCTAGCTAATCATTTGTTTGTTAAGCTGGTGGAGTTGTCTCTTGTTTGTTGCAAGGACTGTGATTCGTTGCCAGCTTTAGGAGAACTTCCTTCTTTGAAGTTTCTTGCCATTATGGAAATGGATCGAATAGCAGAGGTGACTGAAGAATTCTATGGTAATTCGTCCTCCAGAAAGCCTTTTAACTCTCTTGAGAGGCTTGAATTTGCAGATATGCTGGAGTGGAAGCAGTGGCATGTACTAGAAATTGGAGAGTTCCCTAGACTTCAGTATCTTTCAATTGAAAGCTGCCCCAAGTTGATTGGAAAGTTGCCTGAAAATCTTTGTTCTTTGACAAGATTGACAGTTTCAAAATGTCCTGAACTACTTTTAGAGACACCCATCCAACTCTCAAGTTTAAATGAGTTTGAAGTTGTTGGCTCTCCTAAGGTTGGAGTTCTTTTTGATCATACTGAACTTTTTACATCACAACTTCAGGGAATGAAGCAGATAGTTGAATTACGTCTTATTGATTGTCACTCTCTTACCTCCTTACCTATTAGCAGTCTGTCAAGTACGTTGAAGGAAATAAAGATATCTTATTGTGGGAAATTGAAATTAGAGCCATCAGTTAGTGAGATTCTTTCAAGCGGATGGAACATGCTTCTCAAGAGTTTGATACTTAAAGGATGTGATTCTATGGATGATATATCACCTGAGTTGGTTCCAAGAGCAGGAGAATTGAGAGTAGATCATTGCCACCACCTGACAAGGCTTTTGATTCCCACTGGGACTGAACTTCTGGATATTTCTGGATGCAGGAATCTTGAAATACTTTCGGTGGCATGCGGTGTTCAGATGATGTCATTGCGTCGTTTGGGTATTTTCAAATGCCAAAAGCTTAAGTCACTGCCAGAACGAATGCAGGAACTCTTTCCATCTCTTAAAGAACTGTTACTCGAAGATTGTCCAGAAATCGAGTCCTTTCCTGAAGGAGGATTGCCTTTCCATTTAGAAGTCCTTCGGATCGAGTATTGCCAAAAACTGGTGAATGGCCAAAAGAAGTGGTGTTTACAGAGATTCCCCTGTCTCACAGATTTAAGCATCATTCATGATGGTAGTGACGAAGAAATTCATTTGGAGTTACCTTGCTCAATTCGGCGTCTTACTATATACAATCTGAAAACATTTAGCAGCCAGGATATCAAGAGCCTCACCTCTCTTGAATCTCTACATACTGGTAAGTTACCTCAAATTCAGTCACTGCTCGAAGAAGGGCTTCCCTCGTCTCTCTCTGAACTAAAATTGTGTTACCATCATGAGCTCCATTTGCTACCGACGGAAGGTCTTGGACGCCTAACCTCACTTCAAAGTCTACGGATCATGTCCTGCAATGAACTCCGATCTCTTCCAGAGTCAGTGCTGCCCTCCTCCCTCTCTAAGCTGAGCATCTACGATTGTCCTAATCTCCAATCTATTCCAGAATCAGCGCTGCCCTCCTCCCTCTCTGTGCTGATCATCCAGATTTGTCCCAATCTTCAATCTCTTCCAGTAAAAGGGATGCCCTCTTCCCTTTCTGAGCTGAGTATTAGTTTTTGCCCTAATCTCCAATCTCTTCCAGTAATAGGGATGCCCTCTTCCATCTCTAGACTATCTATTTACAAGTGCCCGCTGCTCGAACCACGTCTAGAATTTGAGAAGGGGGATTACTGGCCAAAAGTTGCTCATATTTCCACCGTACAAGTCGACGGGGAACATCTGTGA
- the LOC104217280 gene encoding putative disease resistance RPP13-like protein 1 isoform X3 has product MNKKNEKNWKKKEKDRERRSVKKREDFVGKTDMAARNAFRYVSRRLYSYGKVLSEEERAAENVYIKLSEMDIGLTVGGAFLSSILQVLFDRLAPQGELLKMFQRGKHDVLLLKKLRRTLRGLKIVLNDAENKQASNPNVSEWLYELRDAVDSAENLMEEINYEVLRVKVEGQYQNLVDTSNQQGSDLNLCLSDKFFLYIKEKLVDSIETLEELQKQIGCLGLNDHLDSGVGKTTLAKAVYNVEKIKDHFDLKAWICVSEPYDIFRIIKRLLQEIGSSNLLVDNNLNQLQIKLKEHLKEKKFLIVLDDVWNDNYNEWDDLRNSFSQGKIGSKIIVTTRKESVALMMGSGPINVGTLSTEVSWPLFKRHAFENRDPKEHPELEEVGKQIAKKCKGLPLALKTLAGLLRSKSEVEEWRRVLRSEIWELPDNSILPALMLSYNDLPMHLKQCFSYCAIFPKDYPFCKKQVIQLWIANGLVQQLQKDETIEDLGNQYFLELRSRSLFERVQESSKRKVEVFLMHDLVNDLAQSTSLKLCINLEDNEGSHMLEKSRHMSYSMGYGDFEKLKSLYKLGELRTLLPISFELDSLFPLSKRVLHNILPSLISLRALSLSRYQIKELPNALFIKLKLLRYLDLSRTEIKQLPDSICVLYNLETLLLSHCSYLEELPLQMEKLINLHYLDISSTYRLKMPLHPSKLKNLHMLLGANFFLGGCSSLRTKDMGELHNLYGSLTILELQNVVDRREALKASMREKEHVEKLTLYWGGSIADNSQNERDILDELQPNTNTKEILIIGYRGTKFPNWLANHLFVKLVELSLVCCKDCDSLPALGELPSLKFLAIMEMDRIAEVTEEFYGNSSSRKPFNSLERLEFADMLEWKQWHVLEIGEFPRLQYLSIESCPKLIGKLPENLCSLTRLTVSKCPELLLETPIQLSSLNEFEVVGSPKVGVLFDHTELFTSQLQGMKQIVELRLIDCHSLTSLPISSLSSTLKEIKISYCGKLKLEPSVSEILSSGWNMLLKSLILKGCDSMDDISPELVPRAGELRVDHCHHLTRLLIPTGTELLDISGCRNLEILSVACGVQMMSLRRLGIFKCQKLKSLPERMQELFPSLKELLLEDCPEIESFPEGGLPFHLEVLRIEYCQKLVNGQKKWCLQRFPCLTDLSIIHDGSDEEIHLELPCSIRRLTIYNLKTFSSQDIKSLTSLESLHTGKLPQIQSLLEEGLPSSLSELKLCYHHELHLLPTEGLGRLTSLQSLRIMSCNELRSLPESVLPSSLSKLSIYDCPNLQSIPESALPSSLSVLIIQICPNLQSLPVKGMPSSLSELSISFCPNLQSLPVIGMPSSISRLSIYKCPLLEPRLEFEKGDYWPKVAHISTVQVDGEHL; this is encoded by the exons GAAGACTTTGTAGGCAAAACTGATATGGCAGCAAGGAATGCTTTCAGATATGTTTCTCGTAGGCTCTACAGCTATGGTAAGGTACTAAGCGAGGAGGAAAGAGCAGCTGAAAATGTCTACATCAAG CTTTCAGAAATGGATATTGGATTAACAGTTGGTGGTGCATTTCTCTCTTCAATTCTGCAAGTTCTCTTTGATAGGCTTGCTCCTCAAGGTGAGCTGCTGAAGATGTTTCAAAGGGGCAAGCATGATGTTTTGCTGTTAAAGAAGCTGAGGAGGACTTTGCGTGGTCTTAAGATTGTGCTAAATGATGCAGAGAATAAACAGGCATCAAATCCAAATGTGAGCGAGTGGCTTTATGAACTTCGGGATGCTGTAGACAGTGCTGAAAACTTAATGGAAGAAATCAATTATGAAGTTCTCCGAGTTAAGGTGGAAGGTCAGTATCAAAATCTTGTAGACACAAGCAACCAGCAGGGAAGTGATCTCAACTTGTGCTTGAGTGATAAATTTTTTCTTTACATAAAGGAGAAGTTGGTAGATTCCATTGAAACATTGGAGGAGCTGCAAAAGCAAATTGGCTGCCTTGGCCTAAATGACCATCTTGACTCGG GTGTTGGCAAGACAACACTTGCAAAAGCTGTTTACAATGTTGAGAAGATAAAAGATCATTTTGATTTGAAAGCTTGGATTTGCGTGTCTGaaccatatgatatttttagaatAATAAAAAGGTTACTTCAAGAAATTGGTTCATCCAACTTGTTGGTTGATAACAACCTAAATCAGCTTCAGATCAAATTGAAGGAACACTTAAAGGAAAAAAAGTTTCTTATTGTTTTAGACGATGTTTGGAATGACAACTACAACGAGTGGGATGACTTGAGAAATTCTTTTTCACAAGGAAAAATTGGAAGTAAGATCATCGTGACGACGCGTAAGGAGAGTGTTGCCTTGATGATGGGTAGTGGGCCAATTAACGTGGGAACTTTGTCTACTGAAGTCTCTTGGCCTTTATTCAAAAGACATGCATTTGAAAATAGGGATCCTAAGGAACATCCAGAACTTGAAGAGGTAGGAAAACAAATTGCAAAGAAGTGCAAAGGTTTGCCTTTAGCACTAAAGACGCTTGCTGGTTTGTTGCGCTCCAAATCAGAGGTTGAAGAGTGGAGACGTGTTTTGAGAAGCGAAATATGGGAACTGCCGGATAACAGCATATTACCAGCGCTGATGCTGAGCTACAATGATCTTCCCATGCATTTGAAGCAATGTTTTTCCTATTGTGCAATATTTCCCAAAGATTATCCATTTTGCAAAAAACAAGTCATTCAACTCTGGATTGCTAATGGTCTCGTACAACAGTTGCAAAAAGATGAAACAATTGAAGATTTAGGCAACCAATACTTTCTCGAGTTGCGATCAAGATCGTTGTTTGAAAGGGTCCAAGAGTCTTCTAAAAGGAAGGTAGAGGTATTCTTAATGCATGACCTTGTCAATGATTTGGCCCAAAGTACATCTTTGAAACTTTGTATCAATTTGGAAGATAACGAAGGATCTCATATGTTGGAGAAAAGTCGACACATGTCATATTCAATGGGATATGGTGACTTTGAGAAATTGAAATCCCTCTACAAATTGGGAGAGCTGAGAACATTGCTTCCAATTAGTTTTGAGCTGGATAGTTTGTTTCCTCTAAGCAAGAGGGTGCTGCATAACATTTTGCCAAGTCTAATATCCTTAAGGGCACTATCATTGTCTCGTTATCAAATCAAGGAGTTGCCAAATGCCTTGTTTATCAAATTAAAGCTCCTAAGATATTTGGACCTTTCTCGGACAGAAATAAAACAGTTACCAGATTCAATTTGTGTACTGTACAACTTAGAGACACTTCTCTTGTCACACTGTAGTTATCTTGAGGAGCTACCCCTGCAGATGGAAAAGTTGATCAACTTGCATTACCTTGACATTAGTAGCACTTATCGCTTAAAGATGCCGCTACATCCAAGCAAGTTGAAAAACCTCCATATGTTATTGGGAGCTAATTTTTTTCTAGGTGGCTGCAGTAGTCTGAGAACAAAAGATATGGGTGAACTACATAACTTGTATGGATCTCTAACAATTTTAGAGTTGCAAAATGTGGTTGATAGAAGGGAAGCTCTGAAGGCAAGCATGAGGGAAAAGGAACATGTTGAAAAGTTAACATTGTATTGGGGTGGAAGTATTGCTGATAATTCACAAAATGAAAGAGACATACTTGATGAGCTGCAACCAAATACAAATACAAAAGAAATCCTAATCATTGGATATAGAGGGACAAAATTTCCAAATTGGCTAGCTAATCATTTGTTTGTTAAGCTGGTGGAGTTGTCTCTTGTTTGTTGCAAGGACTGTGATTCGTTGCCAGCTTTAGGAGAACTTCCTTCTTTGAAGTTTCTTGCCATTATGGAAATGGATCGAATAGCAGAGGTGACTGAAGAATTCTATGGTAATTCGTCCTCCAGAAAGCCTTTTAACTCTCTTGAGAGGCTTGAATTTGCAGATATGCTGGAGTGGAAGCAGTGGCATGTACTAGAAATTGGAGAGTTCCCTAGACTTCAGTATCTTTCAATTGAAAGCTGCCCCAAGTTGATTGGAAAGTTGCCTGAAAATCTTTGTTCTTTGACAAGATTGACAGTTTCAAAATGTCCTGAACTACTTTTAGAGACACCCATCCAACTCTCAAGTTTAAATGAGTTTGAAGTTGTTGGCTCTCCTAAGGTTGGAGTTCTTTTTGATCATACTGAACTTTTTACATCACAACTTCAGGGAATGAAGCAGATAGTTGAATTACGTCTTATTGATTGTCACTCTCTTACCTCCTTACCTATTAGCAGTCTGTCAAGTACGTTGAAGGAAATAAAGATATCTTATTGTGGGAAATTGAAATTAGAGCCATCAGTTAGTGAGATTCTTTCAAGCGGATGGAACATGCTTCTCAAGAGTTTGATACTTAAAGGATGTGATTCTATGGATGATATATCACCTGAGTTGGTTCCAAGAGCAGGAGAATTGAGAGTAGATCATTGCCACCACCTGACAAGGCTTTTGATTCCCACTGGGACTGAACTTCTGGATATTTCTGGATGCAGGAATCTTGAAATACTTTCGGTGGCATGCGGTGTTCAGATGATGTCATTGCGTCGTTTGGGTATTTTCAAATGCCAAAAGCTTAAGTCACTGCCAGAACGAATGCAGGAACTCTTTCCATCTCTTAAAGAACTGTTACTCGAAGATTGTCCAGAAATCGAGTCCTTTCCTGAAGGAGGATTGCCTTTCCATTTAGAAGTCCTTCGGATCGAGTATTGCCAAAAACTGGTGAATGGCCAAAAGAAGTGGTGTTTACAGAGATTCCCCTGTCTCACAGATTTAAGCATCATTCATGATGGTAGTGACGAAGAAATTCATTTGGAGTTACCTTGCTCAATTCGGCGTCTTACTATATACAATCTGAAAACATTTAGCAGCCAGGATATCAAGAGCCTCACCTCTCTTGAATCTCTACATACTGGTAAGTTACCTCAAATTCAGTCACTGCTCGAAGAAGGGCTTCCCTCGTCTCTCTCTGAACTAAAATTGTGTTACCATCATGAGCTCCATTTGCTACCGACGGAAGGTCTTGGACGCCTAACCTCACTTCAAAGTCTACGGATCATGTCCTGCAATGAACTCCGATCTCTTCCAGAGTCAGTGCTGCCCTCCTCCCTCTCTAAGCTGAGCATCTACGATTGTCCTAATCTCCAATCTATTCCAGAATCAGCGCTGCCCTCCTCCCTCTCTGTGCTGATCATCCAGATTTGTCCCAATCTTCAATCTCTTCCAGTAAAAGGGATGCCCTCTTCCCTTTCTGAGCTGAGTATTAGTTTTTGCCCTAATCTCCAATCTCTTCCAGTAATAGGGATGCCCTCTTCCATCTCTAGACTATCTATTTACAAGTGCCCGCTGCTCGAACCACGTCTAGAATTTGAGAAGGGGGATTACTGGCCAAAAGTTGCTCATATTTCCACCGTACAAGTCGACGGGGAACATCTGTGA